A portion of the Bacteroidota bacterium genome contains these proteins:
- the lpxD gene encoding UDP-3-O-(3-hydroxymyristoyl)glucosamine N-acyltransferase, with product MKFTARQIADLIKGQIEGNETAEVTKLSKIEEGEPGSISFLANPLYTQYLYTSKATLIIVNKDLVLTAPVTATLIRVDSAENAFAKLLEMYNQVKLNKTGVSKMAFISESAKVGSNIYAGEFAVIGENARIGNNVKIYPQVYIGDNVVIGDNTTLFAGVKIYSDCMIGKNCIIHSGAVIGSDGFRFAPQNDNKKIPQIGNVIIEDDVEIGANCAIDRATLGSTILRKGVKFDNLIHIAHNVEVGENTYIAAHGVVAGSTKIGKNCMFSGQVGVVGHLQIADNTMLAAQAGVSKSITRTGQTWMGSPAFEANKYRKSFVHFRNLDAIVERIDKLEKQEKSA from the coding sequence ATGAAATTCACCGCCAGGCAAATTGCAGACCTTATTAAAGGACAGATCGAAGGAAATGAAACCGCAGAAGTAACTAAATTATCAAAGATTGAAGAAGGCGAACCCGGCTCCATTTCGTTCCTCGCCAATCCCTTATATACACAGTATCTTTATACAAGTAAGGCCACTTTAATAATTGTCAATAAAGATCTTGTTTTAACGGCTCCTGTTACTGCTACACTTATACGGGTTGACAGTGCCGAAAATGCATTTGCCAAATTATTGGAAATGTATAACCAGGTAAAACTCAATAAAACCGGAGTATCTAAAATGGCCTTCATTTCTGAAAGCGCTAAAGTGGGCAGCAATATTTATGCGGGTGAATTTGCCGTTATTGGCGAAAACGCGCGGATAGGAAACAATGTGAAAATATATCCCCAGGTATATATTGGCGACAATGTTGTAATTGGTGACAATACAACTCTGTTTGCGGGTGTAAAAATATATTCGGATTGCATGATCGGCAAAAACTGTATTATTCATTCGGGAGCAGTAATTGGAAGTGACGGATTCAGGTTTGCTCCTCAGAACGACAATAAAAAAATTCCGCAGATAGGTAATGTTATTATTGAAGATGATGTTGAGATAGGCGCCAACTGTGCCATTGACAGAGCCACACTGGGATCGACCATCCTTCGCAAAGGAGTAAAGTTCGACAACTTAATTCATATCGCGCACAATGTTGAAGTTGGTGAAAATACATACATAGCAGCTCACGGTGTTGTGGCGGGCTCAACTAAAATAGGGAAGAATTGTATGTTCAGCGGACAGGTAGGAGTTGTTGGTCATTTACAGATCGCAGATAACACAATGCTTGCTGCACAGGCAGGCGTTTCGAAAAGTATAACAAGAACCGGACAGACCTGGATGGGCTCTCCCGCATTCGAAGCTAATAAATACCGGAAATCATTTGTTCACTTCCGCAACTTAGATGCTATTGTGGAACGGATCGATAAACTGGAAAAGCAGGAAAAATCGGCTTGA
- a CDS encoding alpha/beta hydrolase, with protein sequence MSGKKTVLRVFITAAILSAGYFLGPKPNDPELDNQLQKLNMTPRMVEQNIIRRETLIKNIKPDNESRIVWNDSVKKDKTPYCIVYLHGFSASPEEGDPVHRDIARKFGCNLYLPRLYAHGLKEQEPLLELDEKKYLATAKEAVAEAACLGKKVIIMGTSTGCTFALYIASGNPDIAGLILYSPNVDLRDSRSFLLTRPWGLQIARMIVGGNYYAFPGPASAEKYWNMKYRIEAIVCLKNILEHTMTKDVFNKIKQPVLMCYYYKNEKEQDNIVSVPAMLNMFDQLGTVNTLKRKVAIPNAGTHAIASGLWSKGIADVEHETTGFLEETLKMEIWK encoded by the coding sequence ATGTCAGGAAAAAAAACTGTTCTCCGTGTATTCATTACAGCAGCTATACTTTCTGCAGGGTATTTCCTTGGTCCTAAACCCAATGATCCTGAACTTGATAACCAGTTGCAAAAACTAAATATGACACCCCGAATGGTGGAACAGAACATCATCAGGCGGGAGACTCTTATTAAAAACATAAAACCGGATAATGAGTCGCGTATAGTATGGAACGACAGCGTTAAAAAAGATAAAACTCCCTATTGTATTGTTTACCTGCACGGATTTTCCGCAAGTCCCGAAGAAGGCGATCCGGTGCATCGCGATATAGCCCGTAAATTTGGCTGCAATTTATACCTGCCCCGTTTATACGCTCATGGACTTAAAGAACAGGAACCACTGCTTGAACTTGATGAAAAAAAATACCTGGCCACCGCCAAAGAAGCAGTAGCTGAAGCCGCATGCCTTGGCAAAAAAGTCATTATTATGGGAACTTCCACCGGCTGCACATTTGCATTGTATATCGCTTCAGGAAATCCTGATATTGCAGGATTGATCCTTTACTCCCCGAATGTTGACTTGCGCGACTCCCGGTCATTCCTGCTAACCCGTCCCTGGGGATTGCAAATTGCAAGGATGATTGTAGGTGGAAATTATTACGCATTTCCGGGCCCCGCGAGTGCCGAAAAATACTGGAACATGAAATACAGGATAGAAGCAATTGTGTGTTTGAAAAATATATTAGAACACACCATGACAAAAGATGTCTTTAATAAAATTAAACAGCCCGTATTAATGTGCTACTATTATAAAAATGAAAAAGAGCAGGACAATATTGTTTCAGTTCCTGCTATGCTCAACATGTTCGATCAATTAGGAACAGTTAACACTTTGAAAAGAAAAGTGGCAATACCGAATGCCGGCACTCATGCTATAGCCTCAGGTTTATGGAGCAAGGGCATTGCAGATGTGGAACATGAAACAACAGGTTTCCTCGAAGAGACATTGAAAATGGAAATTTGGAAGTGA